One window from the genome of Cyclobacterium amurskyense encodes:
- a CDS encoding TonB-dependent receptor plug domain-containing protein: MIRINLIKLNMMVLFLLYPLIGHGAEGDKIIVNNYGNPLPQAVVQVDQLPPIVAGPSGEISLGQLGTGDSVLVFALGHESKQFSWAEWSMADVIVLKEKEGELNEVVVSATRTDRTVADLPMPVSVIGKKVIQETGGIRLSEVLSEQTGLQIVSNHGTGLQMQGLDTDYILILLDGEPLIGRTAGTFDLNRISVSNIERIEILKGPASAIYGSEAMAGVVNIITKSAGQGKKIDLGLRQRSFNTWNPYLDFGIREKKWNVDVLYDYYRTDGYDLSPEVTGKTQNPYQSHSAQVKLGTNLGAGWNFNVFFRGYTEQATGLLEVEESSGPALLDVEDKRKEININPTLRYKPNNDWLITLRNMSTLFSTNSDTRYQKEGKVFDIQEFDQIFQRTELQSDYQINQKQLLTLGLGFSGETVEATRYDDRNHFDATYFYLQHQWDASDKINIVSGARGDFHSVFGSRVSPKLSGQYKFSDTFSWQLSIGSGFKAPDFRQLLLNFNNASAGYYVFGSSVANEALEKLEEKGLVAKRLIQPENLGELKAEHSWAVNTGFRWKPAEAVLVQLNGYRNDLQNMIETAPIAQLVSGQNAFSYFNISQVITQGVDVDLQYKWNDKLSFGAGYAYLDTRDLDVLDQIDNGEIYKRNTSNQTVRVTRADYGGLFNRSAHSGNFKVNYLENRTGINWALRVLYRGKFGFSDLNGNLILDDEREFAPGYFNVNLTATKKFDNGFLVESGVNNLLNTTNLAQPNMPGRLLFVGIKIPLLNL, encoded by the coding sequence ATGATTAGAATTAATCTAATTAAACTTAACATGATGGTTTTATTCCTTCTATACCCCTTAATTGGGCATGGAGCGGAGGGGGATAAAATCATTGTAAACAATTATGGCAATCCACTTCCACAAGCAGTGGTTCAGGTGGATCAGTTGCCTCCTATTGTTGCTGGGCCTTCGGGAGAAATAAGCCTGGGTCAATTGGGGACTGGAGATTCCGTTTTGGTATTTGCATTGGGGCATGAAAGCAAGCAATTCAGTTGGGCAGAATGGAGCATGGCTGATGTCATAGTCCTGAAAGAAAAGGAAGGAGAATTGAATGAAGTGGTGGTTTCGGCTACCCGAACTGACCGTACTGTTGCGGATTTGCCCATGCCGGTGAGTGTTATTGGTAAAAAAGTCATTCAGGAGACAGGAGGGATTCGGCTTTCAGAAGTACTAAGTGAGCAGACAGGTTTACAGATTGTCTCTAATCATGGGACAGGATTGCAAATGCAGGGCTTGGATACGGACTATATTCTTATCCTTCTGGATGGGGAACCCCTGATTGGCAGAACTGCCGGAACATTTGATTTGAACCGGATTTCTGTTTCCAATATTGAGCGAATAGAGATACTCAAAGGACCTGCCAGCGCAATTTATGGCAGTGAAGCCATGGCCGGTGTAGTAAACATCATTACCAAATCTGCTGGTCAGGGTAAAAAAATTGACCTTGGATTGAGGCAGCGATCCTTTAATACCTGGAATCCTTATTTGGATTTTGGAATAAGAGAAAAGAAGTGGAATGTAGATGTTCTCTACGATTACTATAGGACTGATGGGTATGACCTGAGCCCAGAAGTAACGGGAAAAACCCAAAACCCTTACCAGTCTCACAGTGCACAAGTAAAGCTGGGAACCAACCTAGGCGCAGGCTGGAATTTTAATGTGTTTTTCCGAGGCTATACTGAGCAAGCCACAGGTTTATTGGAAGTGGAAGAAAGTTCAGGTCCAGCCTTATTGGACGTGGAGGACAAACGAAAGGAAATCAATATCAACCCTACCTTAAGGTACAAGCCAAACAATGACTGGTTGATCACCCTTAGGAATATGAGTACTCTGTTTAGTACCAACTCAGATACGAGGTACCAGAAGGAAGGAAAGGTGTTTGATATACAGGAATTCGATCAAATTTTTCAGCGAACGGAATTGCAGTCGGATTATCAGATCAATCAAAAACAATTGCTCACATTGGGTTTGGGATTCTCAGGCGAAACGGTAGAAGCCACCCGATATGATGATAGAAATCATTTTGACGCCACTTATTTTTACTTGCAACACCAATGGGATGCTTCTGATAAGATCAATATTGTCAGTGGTGCCCGTGGTGATTTTCATAGCGTATTTGGAAGTCGTGTAAGCCCAAAACTTTCCGGACAATACAAGTTTTCGGATACTTTTAGCTGGCAGTTGTCAATTGGTTCCGGCTTTAAAGCACCTGATTTTAGGCAGCTACTATTGAACTTTAACAATGCTTCTGCTGGCTATTACGTGTTTGGCTCCAGTGTGGCAAATGAAGCCCTAGAAAAATTGGAGGAAAAAGGGCTGGTAGCAAAACGCCTTATTCAGCCAGAGAATCTTGGCGAGCTGAAAGCAGAACATTCCTGGGCCGTTAATACAGGTTTTCGATGGAAACCTGCGGAGGCTGTATTGGTACAGTTGAATGGCTATAGAAATGACTTGCAAAACATGATAGAAACGGCCCCAATTGCGCAGCTGGTTTCCGGCCAAAATGCCTTTTCTTATTTCAATATCAGCCAGGTAATTACTCAAGGGGTCGATGTTGACCTGCAATACAAATGGAATGATAAGCTAAGCTTTGGTGCTGGATATGCCTATTTGGATACTCGTGATTTGGATGTATTGGATCAAATTGACAATGGGGAGATTTATAAAAGAAATACAAGTAACCAAACTGTTCGGGTAACGAGGGCTGATTATGGAGGGCTGTTTAACAGAAGTGCTCACAGTGGCAATTTCAAGGTGAATTATTTAGAAAACCGAACAGGAATAAACTGGGCTTTAAGGGTGCTGTATAGAGGGAAGTTTGGGTTCTCGGACTTAAATGGTAACCTGATATTGGACGATGAAAGAGAGTTTGCCCCTGGTTATTTCAATGTCAATTTAACAGCTACAAAAAAGTTTGACAATGGATTCCTGGTAGAATCAGGAGTTAACAATCTGCTTAATACTACCAATTTAGCCCAACCCAATATGCCGGGAAGGTTACTGTTTGTCGGGATTAAAATACCACTATTAAATTTATAA
- a CDS encoding HmuY family protein codes for MKNLSMLLSLFLSLFVFMACDPADEDEPQLPLVAEMVVDLSAPNDVIDRGTGQVVEEKPFQYYSLSENKLLSENESWDLAFKGTTIRTNAAKNVRATLVDGVFQEIKEVPETATFTLDTEAELAIPTGSGNGWYSYNPSTHAIKPIPGKVILLQTASGNYAKVEILSYYKGSPSDEELDPLTDEGATYTFQFVLQPNGTTKFE; via the coding sequence ATGAAAAATTTATCAATGCTATTGTCGCTTTTCTTAAGTTTATTTGTTTTTATGGCCTGTGATCCTGCCGATGAGGATGAACCTCAATTGCCTTTGGTGGCTGAAATGGTAGTAGACCTTTCTGCTCCGAATGATGTAATAGATCGAGGTACAGGACAGGTAGTGGAGGAAAAGCCTTTCCAATACTATAGTTTAAGTGAAAATAAGTTACTGTCCGAAAATGAGAGCTGGGACCTTGCTTTCAAAGGCACTACTATCCGTACGAATGCTGCCAAAAATGTCAGGGCCACTTTGGTAGATGGGGTTTTCCAGGAAATTAAGGAAGTGCCTGAAACCGCTACTTTTACTTTGGATACAGAAGCAGAATTGGCAATTCCTACTGGTAGCGGTAATGGCTGGTACAGTTATAACCCAAGCACTCATGCAATTAAACCTATTCCGGGCAAGGTGATTTTACTGCAGACGGCATCAGGTAATTACGCAAAAGTAGAAATCCTGAGTTATTATAAAGGAAGTCCCTCCGATGAAGAGCTGGATCCCCTAACGGATGAAGGGGCCACTTATACTTTTCAGTTTGTGTTACAACCGAACGGGACAACCAAATTCGAGTAA
- a CDS encoding sterol desaturase family protein, which translates to MEPLIEHVLYDYSYLTLFGLSFGYFLLLYFGLGTLFLAVCQFLESRRLLHKIRPEEVSRRQIVFEIKHSLKSIVVFGFSIIPVIYFVRLGIIGLLPNTWLTVLAGLIVLTLWNEVHFYFVHRLMHQKFMMKKVHYIHHKSHVPTVYSVFSFHWVEALLLSTVPLTILPFIPFSILAVFIFPLVSILLNFAGHCNYRFGNGKGNGWEHFGTYHNEHHSRGRKNYGFALNLLDKLFSRQNR; encoded by the coding sequence ATGGAGCCTTTAATAGAACATGTATTGTACGACTATTCCTACCTTACTTTGTTTGGACTTTCGTTTGGCTATTTTCTGCTGCTTTATTTTGGTTTAGGCACCCTATTTCTGGCCGTTTGCCAGTTCTTGGAATCCCGTAGACTGCTTCACAAAATCCGACCCGAAGAAGTTTCTCGCCGGCAGATCGTTTTTGAAATCAAGCATTCTCTGAAGTCCATTGTGGTCTTTGGCTTTTCGATTATACCTGTTATTTACTTTGTACGTTTAGGTATAATAGGATTATTGCCCAATACCTGGCTTACGGTATTGGCTGGGCTTATTGTACTTACTTTATGGAATGAGGTTCACTTTTACTTCGTGCACCGATTGATGCATCAAAAATTCATGATGAAAAAGGTGCATTACATTCACCATAAATCGCATGTCCCAACAGTTTATTCTGTGTTTAGCTTTCATTGGGTGGAGGCCTTATTATTAAGTACAGTACCTTTAACCATATTGCCCTTTATTCCATTTTCTATACTTGCCGTTTTCATATTCCCTCTGGTAAGTATTTTGTTGAATTTTGCCGGGCATTGTAATTATAGGTTTGGAAATGGCAAAGGGAATGGGTGGGAGCACTTTGGCACCTATCACAATGAGCACCATAGTAGAGGTAGAAAAAACTATGGCTTTGCCCTTAATCTTCTGGATAAATTGTTTTCCAGACAAAATAGATAA
- a CDS encoding StlD/DarB family beta-ketosynthase, whose amino-acid sequence MNEVFITASGAFLPNKAVSNEEMEDFLGRINGKDSRVKERILKQNGIKTRFYALNKFQETTHSNALLAVNAVKNALKKSNLRSADIELLCTGTTQGDLPIPGFASMVHAGLDFKRCEVASFQSVCASGVMALKNAFSQIKSEEKQNAVCVGSELPSRMFKASRFEAQGVEALPFDAEFLRWMLSDGAGAFVLQNKENHEGISLRIDWIDLKSYANEFPICMYTGKRDNKNEGEKTWLDYSSYEEASKAGAINLKQDTRLLEKVIKTGVSHYFELIDQGKISASQIDWLCCHYSSEVFKDTIKELMEKGGGAIAEEKWFSNLTSKGNTGAASIFIMLEELMYSGKLKTGDTILCMVPESGRFITSYMRLTVVGNASLKTKAYPIREIEPPELIIDKNETSEWLIRNLAQVWIDFETDLLKVPVVAKIHDGKLSMADYKLLLIDLRQQVIDGSQWISRAASNIDIDLFELRSAFIKHTATEHKDYQMLERNFEALGESMETIRSGDKNIGTVALTSFMFQQASKPNPIDLLGAMFIIEGIGKRLAGFWGEMIQDQLELKDSQVSFFTYHGTADENHFHNLEQALNHPKMNIDIAKAIVKTAKTTARLYKMQLEELGNY is encoded by the coding sequence ATGAATGAAGTATTTATAACCGCATCAGGTGCCTTTTTACCTAATAAAGCTGTTTCAAACGAAGAAATGGAGGATTTTCTGGGGAGGATCAACGGGAAGGATAGCCGTGTAAAAGAACGGATTTTAAAACAAAATGGCATTAAAACGAGGTTTTACGCCCTAAACAAATTCCAGGAAACTACCCATTCCAATGCTCTTTTAGCTGTGAATGCGGTGAAGAATGCCCTCAAAAAAAGTAATCTACGGTCTGCTGATATTGAGTTATTGTGTACAGGGACCACCCAAGGAGATTTGCCTATACCGGGGTTTGCTAGCATGGTGCATGCTGGTTTGGACTTCAAGCGCTGTGAAGTAGCCAGTTTTCAGAGTGTTTGTGCCAGTGGGGTCATGGCATTGAAAAATGCCTTTAGTCAAATTAAAAGTGAAGAGAAACAGAATGCAGTCTGTGTAGGAAGCGAGCTTCCTAGTAGAATGTTCAAAGCCTCAAGATTTGAGGCACAGGGAGTAGAAGCTTTGCCTTTTGATGCCGAGTTTTTGCGTTGGATGCTTTCTGATGGAGCCGGTGCTTTTGTGCTTCAAAACAAGGAAAATCATGAGGGGATTTCTTTGAGAATAGACTGGATTGACCTTAAGTCTTATGCCAATGAATTCCCAATATGCATGTATACCGGCAAGAGGGACAATAAAAATGAAGGAGAAAAAACCTGGCTAGATTATTCAAGCTACGAGGAAGCGTCTAAAGCAGGGGCAATAAATTTGAAACAGGATACTAGGCTCTTGGAAAAGGTAATCAAAACTGGTGTTTCGCATTACTTTGAGTTAATCGATCAGGGGAAGATTAGTGCTTCTCAAATAGATTGGTTGTGTTGCCATTATTCCTCTGAGGTTTTCAAAGATACAATCAAAGAGTTGATGGAAAAGGGAGGAGGAGCCATAGCCGAGGAGAAATGGTTTAGCAATCTCACATCCAAAGGGAATACTGGGGCAGCTTCAATTTTCATTATGTTGGAAGAATTGATGTATTCGGGTAAACTAAAAACTGGTGATACCATACTCTGTATGGTACCTGAAAGTGGTCGATTTATTACTTCTTATATGCGATTAACAGTGGTGGGAAATGCTAGTTTGAAGACCAAGGCCTACCCAATCAGAGAAATAGAACCACCTGAATTGATTATTGATAAGAATGAAACTTCAGAGTGGTTGATACGAAATCTTGCCCAAGTTTGGATTGATTTTGAAACGGACTTGCTCAAAGTACCTGTAGTCGCCAAGATTCATGATGGGAAGTTGAGTATGGCTGATTATAAGCTGTTGTTAATAGACCTTAGACAACAAGTCATAGATGGTTCTCAATGGATTTCCAGAGCTGCCTCAAATATAGACATTGACTTGTTTGAACTGCGTTCCGCATTTATCAAACACACTGCAACAGAACACAAAGATTACCAAATGCTTGAAAGGAACTTTGAGGCTTTGGGGGAGAGTATGGAAACCATAAGGTCCGGTGATAAAAACATTGGTACTGTTGCCTTGACTTCTTTTATGTTTCAGCAGGCAAGCAAACCCAATCCCATTGATTTGCTAGGGGCGATGTTTATTATTGAGGGGATAGGAAAACGATTGGCCGGTTTTTGGGGTGAAATGATTCAAGACCAGTTGGAGTTGAAAGACAGTCAGGTTTCTTTCTTTACTTACCATGGCACGGCTGATGAAAATCATTTTCATAATTTAGAGCAGGCATTGAATCATCCCAAAATGAATATAGATATAGCAAAGGCGATCGTTAAAACAGCGAAAACAACGGCCAGATTATACAAGATGCAATTGGAAGAATTGGGGAATTATTAG
- a CDS encoding DUF6999 family protein, translating into MKDNILDLSKHDERDPNPWLALFLDDSIPINQTTKLVLMRDNSSRSVRYLLPFIEVGSKITMFFIHIFKFFFPKLINSSKVLHRILAWGLKRFVSPDANLLIFRHFHIGTEILQFIGGNIPNVKVAGDPLKPRNFEDVKDDLFLKHDLNLYNFVIRLNRQLREKNITIGPPEQMNLSMITEDQFDHIDFPDRWTNILDLRSAIELFTPFYQLFLTSNDFIRASNSLQLDETIAIYASQILGTPGHLGLINNKHPMVPVTTYSAAYRLVLHGLAAETLHEVLVKMKLNKNADGVVMPKR; encoded by the coding sequence ATGAAAGACAATATATTAGATTTATCGAAACATGATGAAAGGGATCCCAACCCTTGGTTGGCCTTATTTCTTGATGATAGCATTCCTATTAACCAAACGACCAAGTTGGTTTTAATGAGGGACAATTCTTCACGCTCTGTAAGGTACTTGCTGCCTTTTATAGAAGTAGGATCTAAGATTACCATGTTCTTCATTCATATTTTCAAGTTTTTCTTTCCCAAACTTATCAATTCTTCCAAAGTCCTTCATAGGATCTTGGCTTGGGGACTCAAGCGCTTTGTAAGCCCGGATGCCAATTTGCTTATCTTTAGACATTTCCATATTGGTACAGAGATATTACAATTTATTGGAGGCAATATTCCGAATGTGAAAGTTGCGGGAGACCCGCTTAAACCACGAAATTTTGAGGATGTAAAAGACGACTTGTTTTTAAAACATGATTTGAACTTGTACAACTTTGTAATTCGTCTAAACCGTCAATTGAGAGAAAAAAACATAACAATAGGCCCGCCTGAACAGATGAACTTAAGTATGATCACAGAGGATCAATTTGATCATATTGATTTTCCCGACCGGTGGACAAATATTCTGGACTTGAGGTCTGCCATAGAACTTTTTACTCCATTCTACCAATTGTTCCTTACCTCCAATGACTTTATTAGGGCTTCCAATTCTTTGCAATTGGATGAAACAATCGCCATATATGCTTCTCAAATTCTAGGTACGCCAGGCCACCTTGGTTTGATCAACAACAAACACCCTATGGTTCCTGTCACCACATACAGTGCAGCCTATAGGTTGGTGCTCCATGGGCTAGCCGCTGAAACACTGCATGAAGTTTTGGTGAAAATGAAGTTGAATAAAAATGCCGATGGGGTGGTGATGCCAAAGAGGTAA
- a CDS encoding YhdH/YhfP family quinone oxidoreductase → MNDQEFKAFVVEDKDGEFIGSIKTRNIEALPKGDLLIKVSYSSLNYKDALSASGNKGVTRNFPHTPGIDAVGIIAESDNAGFSEGDRVIVTSYDLGMNTAGGFSEYIRVPAEWAVKLPENLSMKEAMIYGTAGLTAGMSVLRLTELVKPEDGKIMVSGASGGVGALSVAILSKLGYTVVAITGKEHEKDYLMELGANEIILRADFENLDKRPLLKPLCAGGIDTVGGIILENIIKTTTSMGAVTCCGNVASPNLSLTVFPFILRGISLIGIDSQNYPMRYREQVWNKLAKDWKPSQLTASCDEITLDALPEKIALMLKGKLKGRTVVKLAE, encoded by the coding sequence ATGAATGACCAAGAATTTAAGGCTTTTGTTGTTGAAGATAAGGATGGTGAATTTATTGGATCCATTAAAACAAGAAATATTGAAGCGCTACCTAAGGGTGATTTGCTAATCAAAGTATCCTACTCCTCCCTTAATTATAAGGATGCGCTTTCCGCTTCAGGAAATAAAGGGGTTACAAGAAATTTCCCTCACACACCCGGCATTGACGCTGTAGGTATTATTGCTGAATCTGATAATGCTGGCTTTAGTGAAGGGGATAGGGTAATTGTTACCAGCTATGATCTCGGGATGAATACGGCTGGGGGATTCAGTGAATACATTCGGGTTCCTGCAGAATGGGCAGTAAAGTTACCCGAAAACCTGAGCATGAAAGAGGCAATGATTTACGGGACAGCAGGCTTAACCGCTGGAATGTCCGTATTGCGACTCACCGAATTGGTGAAACCCGAGGATGGCAAAATTATGGTTTCTGGCGCTTCGGGTGGAGTTGGCGCATTGAGTGTGGCGATCCTTTCTAAATTGGGTTACACTGTTGTGGCCATCACTGGCAAAGAGCATGAAAAAGATTACCTGATGGAATTAGGGGCAAATGAAATAATATTACGTGCTGATTTCGAAAATTTAGACAAACGCCCTTTGTTAAAACCCCTTTGTGCGGGCGGAATAGATACCGTAGGGGGCATTATCCTTGAGAACATTATTAAAACCACAACTTCTATGGGTGCCGTCACCTGTTGTGGTAATGTGGCCTCCCCTAACCTAAGCTTGACCGTTTTCCCATTTATTTTAAGGGGTATTTCGCTTATTGGGATCGATTCACAGAATTACCCTATGCGCTACAGAGAGCAAGTTTGGAACAAATTGGCCAAAGATTGGAAACCTTCACAATTGACGGCATCTTGTGATGAAATAACACTTGATGCGTTGCCTGAAAAAATAGCGCTAATGCTTAAAGGAAAATTAAAAGGAAGGACTGTAGTAAAGCTAGCAGAATAA
- a CDS encoding winged helix-turn-helix transcriptional regulator — protein sequence MGKKIFEKNENIENCPVRNVIDRIGDKWSMLIILLLAEEQVLRFNEIHKCIGTISQKMLTVTLKSLESDGLVKRTVFPQIPPKVEYELTHRGKSLLPHLLALTEWANNNMSDIKASREQYEKVNA from the coding sequence ATGGGTAAAAAAATATTTGAAAAAAACGAAAATATTGAAAATTGTCCGGTCCGAAATGTAATAGACAGGATAGGTGATAAATGGTCCATGCTAATAATTTTGTTATTGGCAGAGGAGCAAGTATTGCGCTTTAACGAGATCCATAAATGCATTGGAACAATTTCTCAAAAAATGCTTACTGTAACCTTAAAGTCTCTGGAATCGGATGGATTGGTGAAGCGAACCGTCTTCCCCCAAATCCCACCCAAGGTAGAGTATGAATTGACCCATAGAGGAAAATCACTACTGCCACACCTTTTAGCCTTAACGGAATGGGCAAACAATAATATGAGCGACATTAAGGCCTCCAGAGAACAATATGAAAAAGTAAATGCTTAA
- a CDS encoding SDR family oxidoreductase: MKIAVTGASGKLGRLVIEELKERTSAENIVALVRNPQKVADLGVEAREFDYDQAAQQSTTLKGVDKLLLISGNEIGKRLPQHINVIEAAKNAGIKTIVYTSLLKADSSTLGLAGEHIGTEEVLKKSGIPHVILRNGWYTENYTESLQAVIGLGTLYGSSGDGKISSATRGDYAAAAATVLTSEGQEGKVYELAGDEAFTMSDYAAEISRQTGKDIPYVNLPESDYAQALIKSGLPEGLAQFLASSHVSTEKGDLFDDGHQLSKLIGRPSTSLSEAISAALA; the protein is encoded by the coding sequence ATGAAAATAGCAGTAACAGGAGCATCAGGAAAGCTTGGACGTTTGGTAATTGAAGAATTGAAAGAAAGAACGTCGGCAGAAAATATTGTGGCATTGGTTAGAAACCCACAAAAGGTTGCAGATTTAGGTGTGGAGGCACGGGAATTTGATTATGATCAAGCAGCGCAACAATCCACAACCTTAAAAGGGGTTGACAAACTTTTGTTGATCTCGGGAAATGAAATCGGGAAACGATTGCCCCAACATATCAATGTGATTGAAGCAGCCAAAAATGCTGGAATCAAGACTATCGTTTACACAAGTTTGTTAAAGGCGGACAGTTCCACATTAGGTCTTGCGGGCGAGCATATTGGGACAGAAGAAGTATTGAAAAAATCAGGTATTCCTCATGTGATCCTTCGAAATGGTTGGTACACAGAGAATTATACAGAGTCGCTTCAGGCAGTAATTGGTTTAGGTACATTGTATGGAAGTTCTGGAGACGGGAAGATTTCTTCTGCTACCCGAGGAGATTATGCAGCAGCAGCGGCTACGGTTTTAACCTCAGAAGGTCAGGAAGGGAAAGTGTACGAACTTGCCGGTGACGAAGCTTTCACCATGAGTGATTACGCGGCTGAAATAAGTCGGCAAACCGGAAAAGACATCCCTTATGTAAATTTACCTGAGAGTGATTATGCTCAGGCACTAATAAAGAGTGGTTTACCAGAAGGCTTGGCCCAATTTCTAGCCTCAAGTCATGTTTCCACAGAAAAAGGAGATTTGTTCGATGATGGTCACCAACTTTCAAAATTGATTGGCCGACCAAGCACCTCTTTAAGCGAAGCCATTTCAGCTGCATTGGCTTAA
- a CDS encoding SDR family oxidoreductase, which translates to MKNTIKTALITGAGSGIGRAVAQALAKDNWTLILTGRRKETLEETAKICGQDNVLIYPSDITSPESVNALFDKVREKYGRLDLLFNNAGINVPAVPLEDLSYEDWKKVIDTNLTGAFLCTQQAFKLMKTQSPKGGRIINNGSISAHAPRPMSVAYTASKHAVTGLTQSTILDGRDQNITCSQIDIGNAKSDMTKKMEEGTLQADGSRKVEPTMDVNEIGRAIVYMASLPPAANIPFMTIMANGMPYIGRG; encoded by the coding sequence ATGAAGAATACGATAAAAACTGCGCTAATCACCGGAGCAGGTTCAGGTATAGGAAGGGCCGTGGCCCAAGCCTTGGCCAAGGACAATTGGACACTCATATTAACCGGAAGAAGGAAAGAAACATTGGAGGAAACCGCCAAAATTTGTGGCCAAGACAATGTTTTGATTTACCCCTCCGACATCACATCACCTGAAAGTGTGAATGCCTTGTTTGATAAAGTCCGGGAGAAGTATGGACGTTTGGACTTGCTTTTTAATAATGCAGGGATCAATGTCCCAGCCGTTCCTTTGGAAGACTTGAGTTATGAAGATTGGAAAAAGGTGATCGATACCAACCTTACAGGAGCATTTCTATGCACCCAACAAGCCTTTAAATTAATGAAGACCCAAAGCCCAAAAGGTGGTCGCATCATCAACAATGGCTCTATCTCCGCTCATGCTCCCAGGCCAATGTCCGTGGCTTATACCGCAAGCAAACATGCAGTAACAGGACTGACCCAATCCACTATTCTTGATGGAAGAGATCAAAACATTACCTGCAGTCAGATAGACATTGGCAATGCCAAAAGTGACATGACCAAAAAAATGGAAGAAGGTACCCTACAAGCAGATGGATCCCGAAAAGTAGAGCCCACCATGGACGTCAATGAAATTGGCAGGGCCATCGTCTACATGGCCAGCCTCCCACCTGCCGCCAATATCCCCTTTATGACCATCATGGCCAACGGTATGCCATATATAGGGAGAGGGTGA
- the denD gene encoding D-erythronate dehydrogenase: MNVLIIGGGGFIGSRLATEWLLQHPESKGKITLVDQAFLDNIKNNPGFKCIEGDFSDPSLIDPLLEKEPELIFHLAAVVSGEAEKNFDLGMRVNLYGSLHLLEKCRELAYCPKVVFASSCGIFGGDVNQVLTEETAPKPKSSYGTQKAMVDLLMNDFSRRGFVDARCLRLPTITVRPGKPNAATSSFLSSIIREPLNGKPTSYPVAPSSPFWILSPKQVVRNFIHAAKLPAKDIGDDRTINLPGITVSVQEMIDSLEQVTHKGITDLISYEPDAFLQSIVLTWPPNFDTKKADALGFTADKDTTEIISNYIQEEHIQVPKK, encoded by the coding sequence ATGAATGTACTCATCATAGGAGGAGGCGGATTTATTGGTAGCAGATTGGCTACAGAATGGCTACTACAACACCCCGAATCCAAAGGAAAAATAACGCTAGTTGACCAGGCCTTTTTGGACAACATCAAAAATAACCCAGGATTTAAATGCATTGAAGGCGATTTTAGCGACCCATCGTTAATTGATCCGCTATTAGAAAAGGAGCCCGAACTGATATTTCACTTGGCAGCAGTGGTCAGTGGTGAAGCAGAAAAAAACTTTGACCTAGGAATGCGTGTCAACTTATACGGTTCCCTGCACCTGCTAGAGAAATGTCGAGAACTGGCTTATTGCCCAAAAGTGGTGTTTGCTAGTTCCTGTGGAATCTTTGGTGGTGATGTAAATCAAGTACTCACCGAAGAAACTGCACCGAAACCCAAAAGCTCCTATGGTACACAGAAAGCCATGGTAGATTTGCTAATGAATGATTTCAGTCGACGTGGTTTTGTAGATGCCAGGTGCCTAAGGCTCCCAACTATCACGGTTAGGCCGGGAAAACCAAATGCGGCTACCTCTTCCTTTTTAAGTAGCATCATTCGGGAACCTTTAAACGGCAAGCCAACAAGTTACCCCGTTGCTCCTTCATCCCCTTTTTGGATACTCTCTCCCAAGCAAGTGGTCCGTAATTTTATTCATGCCGCCAAGCTTCCCGCCAAAGACATAGGAGACGACCGCACGATTAACCTTCCTGGTATAACTGTAAGCGTACAAGAGATGATCGATAGCCTGGAGCAAGTCACGCATAAAGGCATAACCGACCTTATCTCTTATGAACCCGATGCCTTTCTTCAAAGCATTGTGCTTACCTGGCCTCCAAATTTTGACACCAAAAAGGCAGATGCTTTAGGTTTCACTGCTGACAAAGATACCACAGAGATCATCTCTAATTATATTCAGGAAGAGCACATACAAGTACCCAAAAAATAA